ATTGTACTGTTTTGGTAATAATTTCGTTAGTGGCTTGGTGCGATTTGTTTTGAAGAAAATCGTAGAGTCGCCAGCGCCAGATTCCTTCTCCCGCAATGCAACCTTGCTTACTTTCACCTTCTTCATTAAAAGCAATGAGCGGGAAATCGGTGCTTACATGATTTATTTTTTGAAACAAGAATGCGCTGCTGCCCGCAGTAGATTTAAAGTTGCCGAAGGCAACCGATAATGGTGGTAATTTTGAAAGGGCTTCGGTGGTGGAGCTTTGTAAGGTAAAGAGCGAAAATGCTGTATTGAAGTTAGCCGTTACTTCATTTAACTTGTTTCCCGAGGCATTTACATCTATTACGGTTTGCCATTGTTTTAAATCGTTGTATGCTGTTTGGCTTCCTAGAATAAACAATATAGGCTTGTGCAGCTCTTTGGCTTTAGCAAACAAATTGCTGGCTCTATTTTTTACCGATGGCAATTGGTATGCAATAATTAAACTGTAGCCGTTTAGCGGCTCTGCGAAATCGCTTGCGGCAACAGCTTTTACCGAAAAAGATTTGTTGGTTTCAATAGCGGTTTTTAATGCTGCCACATCGGGATGAGGTGAATTAAACACAAGCAGTACTTGCTCTTTATTTTCTAATACCTCAATAAAAATATCGCGCACATTGTTGCGGTAAGTAACTTCACCATCTAAGTGCGAAAGCGAAACACGATAGCGCACTACTCCGGCTTTGGAAGCAGGAAGCAATACATCAAAAGTTTGGAAATTTTGCTGCGAACCCAGCGTTACAATTTTATTGTACCTAAGTATGGCACTTGCCGAGTCTTGAATTTCTTCTATTTTAAGTTCGGTAGTTTTTCCTTGTAGGTTGGTAGCTTCGGTGCTAATTTTTAGTGGAATTTGCTCTGTAATATTGGCTGTTTTGTTGTGGAGTACTTCTGCCAGTTTTAAATCGCGTTGTAATGTAGTATCGCCTAAGGCAACCGTAAAAATATTGGCGTTAAAATCTTGTGTGGTGTAGATAGGATTTTCGCCTTGGTTGTAAATACCATCGCTTACAAGCATTACTGCTCCTAAGTTTCGGTTTAGGAAGCGCTCTTGTATTTCGGTGAGTGCGCTCGATATGTTGGTTGTTTTTCCGTTGTATGCAAAGTTGTTGTTTTCAGAAATGGTGCTGTTGAAATTGTAGTGCAGCACTTCGTATTTTTCAGATAACTTTTTGCTAATTGAATTTAACTGAGATTGCAATAATGCGGAATCGCCTTTAGCAAAGCTGTTGCTAACAGATTCTGAGTTGTCGTTTAGTAAAACAACAATTGGTTTTTGCGTTTTCGAGAACCTCATTTTTAAGAAAGGTCCCATGAGCAAAATGGCAATAATGCTAACGGCTGCAAAACGAAACAGTGCCATTGCTACTATCGCAGCCTGCTTTTTTTGGGCAGCAGCCGCAATCTTCTTTTCTTTAAAATATAACAAAGCAGCATAGCCGGCTCCCAGCAATAAACATAGTGGCAACCAATACCATGCAGCTTCAAAATATATTCCTGTGTTCAATACTTTTTTTTGAGGGAGCGTAAATAGCAAATAGTGCTACAAGATACAAACTGAACTTTATGCAGGTTGTTTGTTTTTTTTATTGTGTAGCTTTAGCAATGCAAGAAGCGTTATGAAAATACTAAGCCGGAGTTGAATTGAATTTTGAGTTGTAGTTATTATAGGAGGAAAATTATCAAGAAGCGCCAGGCATTAGGCTCTTTTTTCAAATTAAGAAACTATTATTGCATAAAACATTAGGGCATGAGTGTTCATAAAGAAATTAAGCGAATTACCACCAATACATTGCATGAGTTTAAGCACGAAGGCGTTAAAATTTCAATGCTTACAGCTTATGATTTTAGTATGGCACGCATTATTGATGCTGCCGGAATAGATGTGATTTTAGTAGGCGATTCTGCAAGTAATGTAATGGCCGGACACGAAACTACATTGCCTATTACGCTGGATCAAATGATATACCATGCTGCTAGCGTGGTGCGTGGTGTGAAACGTGCATTGGTAGTGGTAGATTTACCATTTGGGTATTACCAAGGCAATTCGCGTTTGGCATTGGAAAGCGCCATTAGAATTATGAAAGAGGCAGGAGCACATGCCGTGAAGTTAGAAGGTGGTGCTGAAATTCGCGAGAGCGTGGAGCGTATTCTTACTGCCGGTATTCCTGTAATGGGGCATTTGGGATTAACACCGCAAAGTATCTACAAATTTGGTACTTATACTGTGCGGGCTAAAGAAGAAGCAGAAGCAAAAAAGTTGTTGGAAGATGCTTACCTCTTGGATAAAATTGGCTGCTTTGCTTTAGTGTTGGAAAAAATTCCTGCTGCCTTGGCGCAGAAAGTTTCTAAGAGTATTTCTATTCCAACTATTGGCATTGGCGCAGGAAACGGTACCGATGGACAAGTATTGGTAAGCCACGATTTGTTGGGAATTACACAGGAATTTAAACCTCGTTTTTTAAGGCGCTACCTTAATTTATTTGACGAAATAAAAGAAGCCGTGGAGCATTATGTAGAAGATGTGAAACGTGGCGATTTTCCTAACGAAAACGAACAATACTAATTGCAGTTCCATAACATGATATAGCACAATAAAAAAAGAGATTGGTTTGCGCCAATCTCTTTTTTTATTGATAGAGTATAAACTTTTCCGAAAACGGATGGTGAAATTTGAACTCGTTTCGCACGGTGTTTATATGCGAAATGAAGTTATTGTTATTCAATAAATTTATATTCTTCGTTGCCCTTGGTAAGTGTCATTGTTTTGTCGGCAATGGCTTTGATGTTAAACATGCGTACATTGTTAGATGCATCTACCAATTGTAAATCTTTATTGCTGTTAATGAGTTGCCATTGTCCGGTAGTTTGCTGGTAAACTTGTCCGTTTAGGTTATATGACTCAATAAACGTATTAGACTCTTGAATTTCGAGGCGGTAGTCTTGTTTTTCGGCTTTAAAGCTGTTGGTTTCGTCTTTGTTGTCTTTAATGTAGCTGTTTACTTTGTAAGTGCCTTTTAATTGCTTAATCAATTGGTCTTTAGTGCAAGAGGTTGCCAAAAGTAAAAGGGCGATAATGCCGAAGAAAAGTTTGTTCATGTTTGTTATGTTTTATGCTTTGTTGTTTAAAGTTTCCTCAAAAATACCCGAACTTCTGTTTTTTCTAACATTGTTCCATAAAAAATATTTTCCTTGCATGGCAACATACACTCCGTGTGGTAGTGTTTGAGCAAATGCTAATGCGCTTCCAAGATTAAAAAGTCCATCACTACTTCCAAATTTAATTGGAATAAATGCGCCTGTAAGCACAATTGTTTTGGGTAAATTGGCTTGCCCTAAAACTTGTGCCGTAATTTCCATTGTATCTGTGCCGTGTGTAATTACAATTTGTTCTTGCTCGCTCTTTTTACAAAAGTTGAGGATAGTTTCGCGATCTTCACTATTCATGTCGAGGCTGTCTATCATCATGAGGGTTCTTATTTCAATATCCATACGGCAGCGCCCCAGTTGCAGCAATTCCGGCAAATGCGTATTTTGAAAATACAACTTGCCGTTTATTTCATCATATTCTTTATCGAAAGTGCCTCCGGTTACTAAAATCTTTATTGCCATTGGAATTGCTTATTGTTCGTACTTCCACAAATAGAACTGTTCGTAAACATCGCTCTTTTTTTCGGTGAGCAATTTAGAGAAGTTTT
The sequence above is drawn from the Chitinophagales bacterium genome and encodes:
- the panB gene encoding 3-methyl-2-oxobutanoate hydroxymethyltransferase, which produces MSVHKEIKRITTNTLHEFKHEGVKISMLTAYDFSMARIIDAAGIDVILVGDSASNVMAGHETTLPITLDQMIYHAASVVRGVKRALVVVDLPFGYYQGNSRLALESAIRIMKEAGAHAVKLEGGAEIRESVERILTAGIPVMGHLGLTPQSIYKFGTYTVRAKEEAEAKKLLEDAYLLDKIGCFALVLEKIPAALAQKVSKSISIPTIGIGAGNGTDGQVLVSHDLLGITQEFKPRFLRRYLNLFDEIKEAVEHYVEDVKRGDFPNENEQY
- a CDS encoding lipocalin family protein, with protein sequence MNKLFFGIIALLLLATSCTKDQLIKQLKGTYKVNSYIKDNKDETNSFKAEKQDYRLEIQESNTFIESYNLNGQVYQQTTGQWQLINSNKDLQLVDASNNVRMFNIKAIADKTMTLTKGNEEYKFIE
- a CDS encoding asparaginase, which translates into the protein MAIKILVTGGTFDKEYDEINGKLYFQNTHLPELLQLGRCRMDIEIRTLMMIDSLDMNSEDRETILNFCKKSEQEQIVITHGTDTMEITAQVLGQANLPKTIVLTGAFIPIKFGSSDGLFNLGSALAFAQTLPHGVYVAMQGKYFLWNNVRKNRSSGIFEETLNNKA